GTAAAGGTGAACTGACTCATACTCGAGAGATTTCTtagataaatgcattttttacatttaaattgtacTGTATACTGCATATGTTATTGAAGACACTGACAGTGACGTGTATTTCTGTACTGGTTTCACacaaaagagaaatgtgatCAGAATTGGACCTATTAAGTGAGGGgggaagctgtcatttttttgcacacccaaataaagtaaataagGTTTAACCAAATATAATTAACTGTGACTGATTGTTATGTGTTGCATGAGCATATTTGTACAAGTTTATTGCAATAGACAAACTCATCACACTAGGAACTGGGGCATTGTGATCTACATGTGAAACGTGCTTTGTCTGGGTGTGATTGGTTTCTTCAAACAAGGTGTTCTGCATGGGTTTAAACAGTGAAACATGAGGGAATCTGATTTAAATATGTTCAATTTTGTTCTCAGATTGCTTTGTAGGtcatgttgatttttaaaatcaaattttttttttttttttttttttttttttttttttacaattttaacaaatttagTGAAAAAGAAATCATGTATATGGAATACTTAATTGCTGGCTGGTGACTATAAACTTATGCAATATAATATACAATCTTCACTTTGCAGGTCCACATGTCCAGACTTGGGGACCTAATTAGAAATTAAAGctattttctttccattttagTCACATATGTTCATCACgtaaatgaaagtgtaaataatatGGAGATTTGTATTTGGACATTTTAATCACTTTTCAGAACTGTGAACAAATGCTATATGAGGGgtcatacattttaatgcaaatcATTTGTCAATGTTGTGCGTTCAGCTTCATTCCAAagtgtaaaacaataaaaatgacccccAGAGATCAGAATGTATAAATATCAAATTCaagacaaatattaaaatttgtctaAGCGGAATTCATTGCATCAGAATGAACAAATtatcaaaatacatttatatagctgcatttaaatgtttttgaccCCACAAGGTCCCTTGTTTTCCTGAATGCCTTCTACTGATGATATATTACAAAGAATTTTTGCCTGCCTCCCTACACCctacatttacatactgtaaatatttgcaaCAATTGCACGTGTCTGTAATATGACTTCAGATATTAAAAAGGTACataaaatgaaactgcaaaTGAATATCTCTTGGAATGTCCTCGCTCACCTACCATATGTTACCTGGTTTAAGAGTTATTTTTCAGAATAAAGCTGAATTTAACAGACTGTGATTTGACCATTTctagagcttttttttttttttttttttttttttttgaggacaATCTTTACATATTGAATAGGTCCATACAGGGGAAATGGAGAGTAAAAATGCACACTTGtcaatgtgttttaatttcctGTTTGAATTGTGAACCTATTTTTTGTGATGTTCCCATGCATGAAAGTCAATGTATTATCCCTCTTGCCATATCATTAATCGCTGTAACACCAAAAAGGCCAATTTTTCTCCTGATTGTCTCAAACATTTTGTTCAAATACATGTTAGTGAAACTTTTTTCTCCTGCTTGTATATCACATCTTTTAAATTGAAGGCGTTCAAGCATGTGCATATGCACCCAAACTAATGAGCTTTGTGCAGAGTCTTTGAACATCACAGCCTAGATGGGTAGGTGGGTGTTCAGAGGAAGCCGCAGTCACGGCATCAGATCTGTGTACACTGAAGCTCAAAATCCTTGATGTGTTGTGGGTTTTTGAAAATGGTGTATGTGCTCCCTTTCTTGCTCGATGCAGGTTTTATCGTTGAACACCATGCAGTTCCTGTGTTACTCATTTTGTGAAGATGGTCCTTGATCAGAACTGACCCAGTGCTGCATGTCCATGTGTGGCAGGTGTTTGGTGACTGGCTGTATTATGTGAACCCTGAGTAGAAAACTCATGTCTTTACTGTTGGTGGATAATGTCGTGACATTGGTTGGTAGAATCCTTAAAAACATGCCCCTAGCTTTGACAATCGAGAGGCAAAGACAAAAAGACCATGCCAATGTGAGTGTAAAGCACATGTTGACGGAATGAACGCTTGTTTCTTGAGGGAGTTGGAGCAACCATGTATCTTTACATCATCTTGAGTAGGATCCATGCTCAAGTGGCAATTAACTACCCAGATGATGTAAAGAGCCATGTGTCCACACAGTGCAGTAGTTGTGGAAATCTGATCTCCTTAATGGTGgtctttgtctttttgtcactttttttgttcaCGAAATGAAGCCTGTATTAAAATATCTATCAGATTTTTACCTGGTTAAGATTCTTACTAAGGTGACAAGACTTCAGATCCACATAAATCCCCCCCTGAACTGCAAAGGAGGAGTGCTGTGGCTGAACCTCTGGAGAATGTTGTGGACCTTTAGTACTGGATTCAGCCACACTGGGGTCATTGCCCCACACTCTTTTGTAATCTTAAAAAGGGAGCATTTCAATGCTTAGAAGCCAGAAAATAAGTGCTTTGGCAGCtgctgcaaaaaatatttatctgctttctaacaaaaaagacagcaaaTATCAGcaaaaaattagcaaaataCCACTTTAGATGCTACATATCTTGGACTTCCATCTTGTCAGTCACCGCTTCCTCAGTTTGGAGTGACATTGTGTTTAGAAATAATagcattttactttaaaatgaaacactgaacagaTGTCTGCTTTGTAATAAAACTCTTTTCTTCACCTTCAAaatctttgtctttttcccTTCATGGTGAATAAAATTTAGCTAGAAAAGTTTCCCAATGAAAGACTTGCATACATATATTATTTCAATAACTActgatttattatatttaatattcctCCCTAAACAggacaatatatatttttatgtactcTAACATCTTTTTTAGTTCTTTCCAGAATCATCCCATACAATCTGACTTTCTCCTTTGTATAAAAGGCTCATTGGCCATAGTACAGCATCAtctgtgtgtataatttttttttttccccccatcattCCATGCCTCATCATGTCAGAGTAGACTCTTCCATCCCTCCCGTTGAAAATTTTGTCTTCTCAGTTGCTGTTCTGAagtagaaaaaaacattacatgcaGCTAATTTCTGTCTTTATCAAACACAATTTCACTAAAATGTCAAGagcttaaaatattaaaatgatgtAAACAGTTTTGGTACTGTAATTTTTTCGAAAAGGAAATGACAGAATATTAACACTTTAAAGTTGATTGGTATTAAGCTACCGCCAAGGCTGTTACCTCATCTGCTCAAAGGAGAGATCAGGCTTtgcttttttcaacattttctttccagtgaGCCTTGGCAGTGTCTTCCTGGTCCATGACCCTTTCCAGGACAGAGTGTCCATTCAGGGCTACTGGGGTCATTGGAATGTCTCGGAATGCCCGGAACTGGCGACAGTTATTGAGGTGCTCGTTCTCTAGTCGAAAGAAGTTCCAGATGAATCTTCTGGATGACCAGAGGAGCAGATATACAGTTCTTGTCAGTTTTGGTCATTGTTTCATTCTGTGTTACGTTCCTTATTTGCTTACCAATTGTAAAATTTGAGACGATCGCTGAGTCCCTGTATTTCGTTTCCTTAACAACTGATTCTTGGTCTTCGTGACCCCCAgtgtatgctgttttttttttttttttttttttttttttgcattaaaagtgACCTTGTAATAAATTGGTTGGCAATGAGGTGGTCCTCCAAATGAATAGCATAATCCAAATCATGTTAAACTAAAACTTTTGATAAATTTCTTGAATTTGTATTAACTACTGAATGCCTAGAATCACAAGAAGTACATAACTAGTTTtaataaaataccaaaatattttctgtgattACGATGATTTCAAGATTATCATTCTTATCCTTCCATCAGTAAATTTAGATTAATCAgtcatgttaaatatttatagttttaagatgaaaaatgttcaaataaaggGAATGTTTTATCAGCACAAGTGTGCTTACAGCTATTTTGTAATATTCCTCTGAAAACTAGTTCAACCTAAGAAAACGTCTTAACTAATCCCAATGtttatacattaatttatattgAATTGTGTGACTTTTTCAGAGCTTTGTCCGGTGAACACAACTGGATCCTTTGCATCTATAACCAGAGTACAGGGGTGTGTTAGAGAGCTGCTTTGAAGCAGCTCTCTTTAGGGCTGTGTCCACAGGCCCATGAAATAAAGTCATTGGCAACAAACTTAACGGATGAACCTTcgcgcagctactcctgtaatataacgtaagtgttggaaaaaaaaaaaattctataaatatattaataggaaggtgattaggaattgtcgatattcggatttggttcaaatggtggaaagaaactacttaagaatcacacgtctgcatctaagtctctctttctcctaaggtaatgcacacattgtgttttcgaTAAGaagtacgtcgctttggagaaaagtgtctgctaaattaataaatataaatgcagataATTACGTGTTACACAGGTTCATTTTTCACTCGTATAAAAGTAAAGACAAAACTTGAGTGTGACTTTTACAGATTAGATGCCATCATCTGGGCACTGTGCTGGGAGTGCTGGTCTCACCGAACAACCTCCAGCGGAGCCAGGACCCCAGTGACAGTGGCTAAGTCAGAGTTCCTTATTTGGATCAGGATGATGTTAATTCCCCAGGCAACTCTGAGCAACACATCGGCTAGCATGGCGCCATAGTAAAATGcctaaaacaaaacagagctgCAGATTACATTCTCCAGGGAGAAAcaaagtgtgtttctgtattttgtggaaaggaaaagcacaaacacataTGCTGTTTTAATCTCTTAGTATTATCCCAAGCACTACAGGACAGTAACATTTTCAATATTGCTTTAGCCTGCAAAATATGTCTCATCAAATCACCTATGTAAAACATGATGTTCCCTATTTTGGAACATGAGCCCAAAGAAAATTAATCTTACTGACATGTATCTTTGCCCATACATCAATGTCCAGTGGAAGGGAAGAGGTGGTTGTCTGCCAGGTACCCAAAGCAAAAACTATGTCCAGTTCTCAACTTAATATGAAATTTCAGCTACATAGCATCCTGGATATAAAACAGGTCAATGATTAGGTTGGTATGTAGACAGATAGGTATGTTGAATGTCAGGTCATCAGTTGATGAAGATGAAGTGCAGCTGGATCATGACAATGAtttcaaacatacaaacaagtCAACATCAGAATGGTGGAAAAAACTAAGTTCTGGAATGGCCTGGTCAAAGTTCTGACCTGAATTCAGTTGAGATGTGAGAGCTTTTCACATCTGAAAACCTGCGAATGTTGCTGAGCTAAAGCAGTTCCCCATGAAGGCGAGTGCCGAAATTCATCCACAGCAACGTGAGAACCTTGTCAACACCCATAGGAAGCCATTatttgcagtcattgcagccaAAAGTGGCAGAACAACTTATTGAGTGTTTAatgggcaattactttttcacacctatgatTGTGCATTTTATTATCTTCCACTCCTAGGAAATTATATAAAACatggctgtcatttttttcttctggctcTGTTTGTTTGAAACTAACTTCCCAAAATATCTGGTCCAATTTAATGTCAAACACttgcaaaacagagaaaattggAAAATTCTAATGCTTTTTCACCGCACTGTAAACAGAAGAAAGGAAATTACTCAGAGATAGCACAAgatgttttgttatttctgaATCATGTTTGTGGAAGCGCTGAAGCTGCCAATGAGCAGGCACATTTTGCATCCATTCTATAGCCTTCAAAGGAAGTTGGATTTCCTATACCTGTTGTGAGTACACCACCTCCTTTCTCAGCAGCTCAGGACCCTGGAGGAGCCCCCAGTCCATCCACAAGTCCCAGGTAATGGTTACCAACACGCTGAGGCATGTGGCAGCAGCCCACAGGTACAGGTACAGCTTCATTCCCACAGCCTGTGTGGGGTCCTCTAGAATACAGCAGAAAATATGGAAAATCAAGAGTGGTGGATGCTGGAAACTAGGGTGGTGTAGGTATTTTTAGGAGCAGAGAAGCTTTTAACCATTTAAATTTCCTTATTCAATGTGTGACATCACAGCCAAAACTCCACagattctcagttttggctctgatgtggaaTGAACTCCTTCTCtgcctcaaagctgctgaatccattcATTTCCGCTTTCAGACAAGCTTACACATGGCATGCACAATCCTATACCTGTGTTCATGCTGAAGAGACCGGCAAAGGTGACGGTCATGAAGACCGTGGAGTATTTGCCAGCATTGAGGAGATGTGGCCTGGTGTCCCCACTGTCCCAGAAGTTGCGAATGCACTGGGCGAACCGTAGCCAGGGTGGGAAGCACTGTATCAGGCAGCTCATGCTCCTGAACAGCTCTTCGCAATCCAGCCTCCCTGGTGTGCCGCACAGAGAGCCACGTGAATGACCATGTTGTTGTCCATTGTTGTTTGGCTCCTAACAGGTCACATAACGGACTGTAGGGCTCTCACCTGCAGGAGGAGCATCCATGCTGGGCAGGTCCCTCCAGCTGACCTCACATCCATAGAAGCAGATGAGACCCCACATGTCGAGGAACAGTGCGCTCAGACTGTTCAGCTGGTCAGCTAGCCAAAAGTCTGCAAACCCCACCGGATGAAAGGGGGCCGTGAGCACCCGGCCCTGTTGAGCAGGGGAATAGTCGATGACAAACAGACGTCCCGTATTGTGTACATGTACAGTTTGGACCAAAGTTAATCtcttttccagtcatttttTCCGATTGTTGATTTTAAATCAGTCTTTCACATGACAAACAGATCAACCAGTTGCCTAGTGATTAAGGACATTAACAAAGACTGCTGGTTCAAGCCCTTGAATGCATTCATGTAAAAAGTACTTGATCTGAATTATTcctaaaatgtaaagtaaatacaATAGTACTAAATAGTAATATAAGTAAAATATTCTTATgtactagggggtgcggtggcacagtgggttggaccacggtcctgcttttcagtgggtctggggtttgagtcccgcttggggtgccttgcgacggactggtgtcccgtcctgggtgtgtcccctccccctctggccttacaccctgtgttactgggtaggctctggttccccgtgaccccgtaagggacaagcggttctgaaaatgtgtgtgtgtgtgtgtgagtttgggCCCCCAGAAAGAATGGGCTAACAATATGAGAGTTATTCTGGTGGTGATCCTGCTGAGCCTGTAATTCACCTTGTGTGCAGTAGTCACTGCTAATTCACCTGTGACCCAGGTTGTGGAGTGTCTCACCAGCAGCGACAGCAGCCAGCGGCGAAATCGGTGATGGAGGGTGGGCGTAGGGTTGAGCAGCAACAAGATGGGGAGGCAGTAGAAAAGGAGGGGCTGCAGCTGCAGTGGGACTGGCGGAAGGGGAGCGTGCAAGCAGGCCAGGACACTGAGACACCAACACACAGCTAAACACCCTGCCACCTGCCGTAGAGAAAATAGCAGGAGTTTAGACAGGCAACACCATTTCGCTTCATCTTGATTCCCACAATCCATACAAACTTTATTTAAGCTCAGAATCAATTCCCGTGCTGTAAATAACATCATACATCAATGCTGACAACATTTTTTGTCTGTTCTACGTCCCCCCGGTGCAAAACACCTTTTTGCGAACCTATGTTTCCTGAAATTGGAGATGTAAAGTTTCATAGCGCCTCACTTCAAACATGTGGTAGTAGGACAAGTTGTCTTCGCGGTTCAGCTCAAAAATGAGGACATAGTTGATTCCCGATCTTTTCCAGCCATAGATGTTGACCCccagcaggaagagaaactcAATCAGTAGGAAGCCCCCTCTGTAGAGTCGCAGCAAGGGTCTTACGGGGTCCCAGTCAGGTTTCTGTATTGCTAACACAACAAGACTTCATATAAGTGCTCAGTGCAAGGCAAGGCTTCTATCCATGCTGTACTTCATCACAggtgtgtaaattattttacatcttttgcTGTCTTTCTTAATCTTCctctaaattgcacttttgtCACTGCTTTGCTCGCATTATTTCCATCGGAAGTTTGTAAGATCAAGACGGTAAGGTGAGTTGGGGTAGAGCCGAGGTGTATCTCACCTCTCAGGGCAATGAGATTCAGTAGAGCTAGCAGAAGTCCACAGGTCACACCCAGCCGAAAAGCGGTCCAGTCTGGAACAGACTAGATAGGGGATGGTCCAAACATCTGGCCTTAGACGCCTGGGTTACTTTCTAAGCATTGTATTAAAAGAATTAGTTTGAGATTTTCTTGGAAGTTGATTTGAATGTTAAAATACTGATACTGACTGGCTAGAAATTAAAGTTATTAAGTTATTAATAAGTTCATTTGATTCACTTGAGAAACCATACCATGCAGG
Above is a genomic segment from Scleropages formosus chromosome 17, fSclFor1.1, whole genome shotgun sequence containing:
- the LOC108938442 gene encoding xenotropic and polytropic retrovirus receptor 1 homolog, giving the protein MNASKTIILSLVRTDHICQRNLRSVEEVFFQTCDRELAKVNHFYSERLTEVQARLTSLKLALRTLHESQRAKHGSRTKLRWLLQVIRMDSGQQTERELKVAVVELYYSMLLLRSYRELNYIGFCKIMRKHGKRFNSQQGVKWRKEKLETSELHSSRRICQLISELELLMCQLMGGDRQKAMKKLNIPTPATEEESVPDWTAFRLGVTCGLLLALLNLIALRAIQKPDWDPVRPLLRLYRGGFLLIEFLFLLGVNIYGWKRSGINYVLIFELNREDNLSYYHMFEVAGCLAVCWCLSVLACLHAPLPPVPLQLQPLLFYCLPILLLLNPTPTLHHRFRRWLLSLLGRVLTAPFHPVGFADFWLADQLNSLSALFLDMWGLICFYGCEVSWRDLPSMDAPPAGRLDCEELFRSMSCLIQCFPPWLRFAQCIRNFWDSGDTRPHLLNAGKYSTVFMTVTFAGLFSMNTEDPTQAVGMKLYLYLWAAATCLSVLVTITWDLWMDWGLLQGPELLRKEVVYSQQAFYYGAMLADVLLRVAWGINIILIQIRNSDLATVTGVLAPLEVVRRFIWNFFRLENEHLNNCRQFRAFRDIPMTPVALNGHSVLERVMDQEDTAKAHWKENVEKSKA